In Aspergillus flavus chromosome 3, complete sequence, one genomic interval encodes:
- a CDS encoding ThiJ/PfpI family protein, which produces MPAKKVLIILSDADSFPLKKTSGQDAGKTVDQPSGFFLMELAKPLQKLLDAGYEVTFASPKGQEPTPDPNSESLLAFAGNFYERRRENELIDRMKRENGFSHPRTFSSISDDELESFAGVFIPGGHAPLRDLGADKDLGRILRYFHAKSRPTAAICHGPFAFLSTKFAGDGEFAYKGYKITSWSDAEEKMMEMMMGGEIEKVESVLRNEGAVMIEGAKEKIGSITVDRELVTGANPTAANALGDQFLQMLNVH; this is translated from the coding sequence ATGCCCGCCAAAAAAGTCCTCATAATCCTCAGCGACGCCGACTCCTTCCCCCTAAAGAAAACCAGCGGCCAAGATGCCGGCAAAACCGTCGACCAACCGTccggcttcttcctcatggAACTCGCCAAACCACTCCAGAAACTCCTCGACGCCGGGTACGAAGTCACCTTCGCCTCTCCCAAAGGCCAAGAGCCCACTCCCGATCCCAACAGCGAATCTCTCCTCGCCTTCGCAGGCAACTTCTACGAACGCCGCCGCGAGAACGAGCTCATCGATCGCATGAAGCGGGAGAACGGATTCAGTCACCCGCGGACATTCAGCTCCATCAGTGATGACGAGTTGGAGTCCTTTGCCGGCGTATTTATCCCCGGTGGACATGCGCCGTTGAGAGATCTCGGCGCGGATAAGGATCTCGGGCGCATTTTGAGGTATTTTCATGCGAAGAGTCGGCCGACGGCTGCGATTTGTCATGGGCCGTTTGCATTTTTGAGTACGAAGTTTGCGGGGGATGGGGAGTTTGCGTATAAGGGGTATAAGATTACTTCTTGGAGTGAtgctgaggagaagatgatggagatgatgatgggtggggagattgagaaggTGGAGTCGGTTCTGAGGAATGAAGGCGCGGTTATGATTGAAGGGgcaaaggagaagattggCAGCATTACTGTTGATCGTGAGCTGGTTACGGGCGCGAATCCTACAGCTGCTAATGCTTTGGGGGATCAGTTTTTACAGATGTTGAATGTACATTGA
- a CDS encoding putative enoyl-CoA hydratase mitochondrial precursor (hypothetical protein aor_1_162014), giving the protein MEANSFKTILYEKSPDGKIAYITLNRPDRFNAIDGHLPRDLRDAVKLANADPTVHCIILKGNGPGFCGGYDLDIYSQNAVRGETAGSQDLSKGYDPLIDYTMMKENTDCFSELFHSHKPTIAQVHGAAVAGGSDIALCCDLVIMATDARIGYPPSRVWGCPTTAMWAFRIGVEKAKRMLFTGDLISGAEAADMGLVLKAVPEEELEETVLLLANRIASVPQNQLWMQKQVINGLIEGPLLRSQKLSTIFDGITRNSPEGVAFQELSKEKGFKAAIQERDSPARSERYRKVWKSVL; this is encoded by the coding sequence ATGGAAGCAAACTCATTCAAGACGATACTCTACGAAAAGTCCCCAGACGGCAAGATCGCATATATAACTCTGAACCGTCCCGACCGATTCAATGCCATCGACGGCCACCTCCCAAGGGATCTCCGAGACGCTGTGAAACTAGCCAACGCAGACCCAACTGTGCACTGCATCATCCTGAAAGGGAACGGACCTGGCTTTTGCGGGGGCTATGACCTCGACATCTACTCCCAGAACGCGGTACGCGGAGAGACGGCTGGATCACAGGATCTCTCCAAGGGATACGATCCCTTGATCGATTACACCATGATGAAAGAGAATACCGACTGCTTCTCAGAGCTATTTCATAGCCACAAGCCGACAATTGCACAGGTCCATGGTGCCGCAGTGGCGGGCGGAAGTGACATCGCCCTATGCTGCGATCTGGTTATCATGGCAACCGATGCTCGCATCGGCTATCCTCCGAGTCGGGTCTGGGGTTGTCCGACTACTGCGATGTGGGCTTTTCGGATTGGAGTTGAAAAGGCTAAGCGGATGCTCTTCACGGGTGACTTGATCAGTGGAGCTGAGGCGGCGGATATGGGACTTGTTCTTAAAGCGGTGCCcgaggaggagttggaggaaACAGTGTTGCTGTTGGCAAATCGCATTGCGTCGGTCCCGCAAAATCAACTGTGGATGCAGAAACAGGTGATCAATGGTCTTATCGAGGGGCCTCTGCTTAGAAGCCAGAAATTATCTACGATATTCGATGGTATCACCCGCAACTCGCCTGAAGGTGTTGCATTTCAGGAACTGAGTAAAGAGAAAGGATTCAAAGCTGCCATTCAGGAACGTGATAGCCCGGCGAGATCGGAGAGATATCGGAAGGTGTGGAAGAGTGTGCTATAG